A genomic window from Daphnia magna isolate NIES linkage group LG9, ASM2063170v1.1, whole genome shotgun sequence includes:
- the LOC116930188 gene encoding citron rho-interacting kinase-like yields MTTPSSEPICVRNSLLQHILLGRRNLFDGDKDQRQLTKDGLIDALLVLYDECSTDITKKDIHTVDFVDRYQPVVTKLRKLRVNVGDFELRKVIGRGHFGEVHLVKEKQTGDVYAMKIIKKADTLAKQNISFYEEEKDIMAKAKSEWLTALHCSFQDQENLYFVMEFHPGGDLLSLLSRRDGTLAEDEARFYLAEMVLALHTLHSMGYVHRDIKPENVLLDRLGHMKLADFGSAAKLDSSGFVRSEIAIGTPEYIAPEVLLSMNNVGHFAGGYGVECDYWSLGIMAYEMVYGSTPFGAEKMTTTYGNIMNFKNSFSFPSKIVSPEFSNLISGLLCDAGSRLGYQKLIHHPFFASIDWNALREKSPPYVPVIVGLDDTSNFEDFDSDYLKAPSTINLKNAQSPSGRNLPFIGFTHIKEGSLVGQAESTASSIEYKKRIGELEAELNSKTKEISELRKQKIQQEHDNKQWNKDLQDQKIVRLEQQRDTLEKQLARAQRDADNNRRVLELEKSERLKNEAKVVEMVNDMKRNWEKIAEKNENKLRNEAQVWKQALSEAENQLAEQKEILKTSLAAVAKLEGDCENWKVKSAKYKELAARGHRMGEKRASICIQQTPPSNDALIQTQLQLEREKTAKSELMKKIQELEDQIQKSEADYNKRLESEERRWISQLNERESENQEKISYLEDKILQQKENRIKELEGSLKTYLAECQKLRERADQLQRSLDDTLQWKTGFETSFSIREGELESRVKQLEADLRSASDMRLELQKQVAEISLRETMHLQKYEIIVVDMREAVERLEQKNQDLVVQLSSHESAQSSTPSVFPELEESKQKILFLEGQVTKLEQQLERSRENLTLEREKSRQTQSELWKKEKELSDAKIDLRIANRENKTSENEIAKLKEESKLWEGKLKVKEEEIESLRSDVTQAKSDLTTLKNLLTEKEKAYANNEKNLEEANKTASAARELRRELQFVKDEMSICQRLKSTLESEVQRAEDRISRFVEEKKEMQTLLQEEKKKVEEGEKNLNILKETMTLMDEQLQDYDNIVKGIDTKQSQFEKEKTELSQEIDRLKQEVRKAKQQVNEEKSLKLFTESRLRDVESRLNSCESDTESRISQLQKQTSENAITINQLNAQVSELDQQLADSEMSVKSMERKIAILDEENIKLKEESSALRTQLISVKNSNAVLSEGLEQAISKAEGYKNDIIRLEAQIDTTRVMHKERELKYDSTIAQQTKLIDFLQTKSEQPKKKSTFTDKIFGSNKKENQPSIPLAYRELESNLEKKTTQCRVLTEQLNKCKAELAAAKNEYSSRSSSAKDLTKTPTTGHDVVKCQMATPSIPHRTLSRLTQSPGTQQSSPSTSSTGLASQRMHHNIPHRLQSQMVMRATNCSVCLDSIHFGRQVSVCQECGASAHTKCAPHLPSTCGLPVGLAEHFGNVFGQEASSRNGDNIPASSLHMKGWVKIPRPGKATCWERKYMKLMGTKLCIYDHEPTSENMKPTDSFDLQPTDGSSVAIHSAVAQSDVFATAKTDVPYMFMVESVPFTTCWPGRTLLVLALSFQQKKAWVSALEAVTQGESKRQSAIQAHRKPKLVLRLENPLDVNCVVPISEGVLLIGAKEGLFSYRLQGSRKELVKIEGVTNVQQIVLVPKLSAVLMIVGVDRQLVLTELRVLQGCADTIQSAQPTLEVEVVPNCDDCHLFDISNLEKDDIFLCAATQDRVKLFKWNSNNNAFVLRKELIVSETCSCIYFTEHSVLVGCDRFYEVDLSNYSAEEFLDASDASLAYVVFGLKQVHSFPVAILDVTRRRGEIEFLLCYHEFGIFVDGYGRRSRKEDVKWTRLPLAFAYRGPYLFVLHFNSVEVMRLTSTAFRGQSKSDQPASPNDSEISQESIAPPPSVFIDMPSPRYLGPAPTPGSNYFFSNDNKVMDIVQLEAPVVLGETDGAHPVHLDDISFSGSEFSITPSIAKILDQSDDSTENSSVESSNNLPFKRIPSASEANTRNKRVKFESDL; encoded by the exons ATGACGACACCGTCATCGGAACCCATTTGTGTGAGGAACTCTCTTTTACAACATATTTTACTGGGGCGGAGGAATCTATTTGATGGAGACAAGGATCAACGTCAGCTTACAAAAGATGGGCTCATAGATGCTCTCCTGGTACTCTATGATGAGTGCAGCACCGACATTACAAAAAAGGATATTCATACTGTAGACTTTGTGGATAGAT ATCAACCAGTTGTTACCAAACTCAGGAAACTCAGAGTAAATGTTGGTGATTTTGAACTGCGAAAAGTGATTGGACGTGGTCATTTTGGAGAAGTCCATCTTGTCAAAGAAAAGCAGACAGGAGATGTCTATGCAAtgaaaattatcaaaaaaGCTGACACTCTTGCCAAACAAAAT ATTTCATTTTatgaagaagagaaagacatCATGGCAAAGGCAAAGTCAGAATGGCTGACAGCATTGCATTGCTCCTTTCAAGATCAGGAGAATCTTTACTTT GTAATGGAATTTCATCCAGGGGGAGATTTACTGTCTTTATTGAGTCGTCGTGACGGAACACTGGCAGAAGACGAAGCCCGTTTTTATCTAGCGGAAATGGTCCTTGCTTTGCATACCCTTCATTCCATGGGGTACGTCCACAGAGATATTAAACCTGAAAATGTGCTGCTTGATCGACTTGGCCACATGAAGTTGGCAGACTTCGGTTCGGCAGCCAAACTGGATTCATCGGGTTTTGTTCGAAGCGAAATTGCCATCGGAACGCCCGAATATATCG CTCCCGAAGTTTTGCTTTCAATGAACAACGTCGGACACTTCGCTGGCGGTTACGGAGTAGAATGCGATTACTGGTCATTGGGCATTATGGCTTATGAAATGGTGTACGGATCTACACCGTTTGGAGCTGAAAAAATGACCACTACTTACGGGAACATcatgaatttcaaaaattcctTCTCGTTTCCCTCAAAGATAGTGAGTCCAGAATTTAGCAATTTGATTTCAGGCCTGCTCTGCGATGCTGGATCAAGATTGGGATATCAGAAATTGATACACCATCCATTTTTTGCAAGCATCGATTGGAATGCCTTGCGGGAAAAATCACCACCCTACGTGCCGGTCATAGTTGGTTTGGACGACACTTCAAATTTTGAAGATTTCGATAGCGACTATCTCAAAGCACCCTCGACcatcaatttaaagaatgcGCAGTCACCTAGCGGTAGAAATTTACCTTTTATTGGATTCACTCATATTAAAGAAGGCAGTCTCGTCGGTCAAGCTGAATCGACAGCTTCATCCATTGAGTACAAAAAGAGGATTGGGGAACTAGAAGCTGAACTGAATTCGAAGACTAAGGAAATCTCTGAGTTGAGAAAACAGAAGATTCAGCAAGAGCATGACAATAAACAATGGAATAAAGATCTTCAAGACCAAAAAATTGTTCGCCTGGAACAGCAACGTGACACTCTAGAAAAACAATTGGCACGTGCTCAAAGGGATGCCGACAACAACCGTCGAGTTTTAGAACTAGAAAAGTCTGAACGGCTAAAAAACGAGGCTAAAGTTGTAGAAATGGTAAACGATATGAAACGAAACTGGGAAAAAATTgcagaaaagaatgaaaataaactaCGTAACGAGGCCCAG GTATGGAAACAAGCACTATCGGAGGCTGAAAACCAATTGGCcgagcaaaaagaaattttgaaaacttCCCTGGCGGCCGTAGCCAAACTTGAGGGAGACTGTGAAAATTGGAAAGTGAAGTCTGCCAAATACAAAGAACTTGCCGCTCGTGGTCATCGAATGGGAGAAAAACGCGCCAGTATTTGCATTCAACAAACACCTCCATCGAACGACGCACTGATACAAACACAGCTTCAACTTGAGCGAGAAAAAACTGCAAAGTCAGAGCTGATGAAGAAAATCCAAGAACTGGAAGATCAGATTCAGAAGTCAGAGGCTGATTATAACAAGCGACTAGAGTCAGAAGAGCGGCGTTGGATATCGCAGTTAAATGAGCGAGAATCTgaaaaccaagaaaagatcAGTTATTTGGAAGACAAAATCcttcaacaaaaagaaaatcgcaTCAAG GAACTAGAAGGTAGTTTGAAAACTTATTTGGCTGAATGTCAAAAGTTGCGGGAGCGGGCTGACCAACTTCAGAGAAGCTTAGACGACACTCTTCAATGGAAAACCGGTTTCGAAACCAGCTTCTCGATTCGCGAAGGAGAATTAGAGAGTAGAGTGAAGCAACTCGAAGCTGACTTACGAAGTGCTTCAGACATGAGGCTGGAGCTACAAAAACAGGTTGCTGAGATTTCGCTGAGAGAAACGATGCATCTGCAAAAGTATGAAATCATTGTCGTGGACATGCGAGAAGCCGTTGAACGTCTGGAGCAGAAGAATCAAGACCTCGTAGTCCAGCTCTCGAGCCACGAGTCAGCTCAGTCAAGCACTCCCTCCGTTTTTCCTGAGCTGGAGGAAAGCaaacagaaaattttatttttagaaggTCAAGTGACTAAGTTGGAACAGCAGCTTGAACGAAGTCGTGAAAATTTGACCCTTGAACGTGAGAAATCACGGCAGACTCAGTCTGAATTatggaagaaggaaaaagaactTTCTGATGCCAAAATTGATTTACGCATCGCAAACCGTGAAAATAAAACCAGCGAAAACGAAATCGCAAAGCTCAAAGAAGAGTCCAAGTTGTGGGAGGGGAAGTTGAAG GTTAAAGAGGAAGAAATCGAGTCCTTACGGAGTGACGTAACGCAAGCAAAAAGCGACCTTACAACTCTGAAAAACCTTCTAactgaaaaggaaaaagcgTACGCCAATAACGAGAAAAACTTGGAAGAGGCCAATAAAACCGCAAGTGCTGCTAGGGAGTTACGTCGAGAACTTCAGTTCGTAAAG GACGAGATGTCGATCTGCCAACGTTTGAAATCCACCTTGGAATCTGAAGTGCAGAGAGCAGAAGATAGAATTTCAAGGTTtgttgaagaaaagaaagaaatgcaaaCTCTTCTgcaggaagagaaaaaaaaagttgaagaagGTGAGAAAAATCTGAACATACTTAAAGAAACAATGACGCTAATGGACGAGCAGCTGCAG GATTATGATAATATTGTCAAAGGAATAGACACGAAACAATctcaatttgaaaaagaaaagacagagCTGTCACAGGAAATAGATCGTCTGAAACAAGAAGTTCGTAAGGCCAAGCAACAAGTTAATGAAGAAAAGTCCTTGAAGTTATTCACCGAGAGCCGACTGCGCGACGTGGAATCGCGACTCAATAGCTGCGAGTCTGACACTGAATCACGCATCAGCCAACTTCAAAAGCAAACATCTGAAAATGCTATCACAATTAACCAATTAAATGCACAAGTCAGTGAACTTGATCAGCAGTTGGCAGATTCCGAGATGTCGGTGAAAAGcatggaaagaaaaattgcaatCCTCGATGAGGAGAATATTAAGCTTAAAGAAGAATCATCTGCCTTGCGAACTCAACTGATTTCAGTCAAGAATTCCAATGCAGTTCTAAGCGAAGGTTTGGAACAGGCCATCTCGAAAGCGGAAGGATACAAAAATGACATCATCCGCTTGGAAGCACAAATTGACACAACTCGTGTGATGCATAAAGAACGGGAATTAAAATACGATTCAACAATTGCTCAGCAAACGAAACTTATTGATTTCTTGCAGACGAAATCAGAGCAACCGAAGAAAAAATCGACTTTCACTGACAAAATCTTTGGATCAAACAagaaggaaaaccaaccaaGTATTCCTCTGGCATACCGGGAGCTCGAATCCAATCTTGAGAAGAAAACGACTCAATGCCGTGTCCTCACTGAGCAACTGAACAAGTGCAAAGCTGAATTAGCTGCTGCCAAGAACGAGTATTCTTCTAGATCATCTAGTGCCAAAGATCTTACCAAGACGCCTACCACGGGCCATGATGTCGTCAAATGCCAAATGGCGACACCTAGTATTCCCCACCGAACGTTGAGCCGTTTGACTCAGTCTCCTGGAACACAA CAATCCTCGCCCTCTACGAGCAGCACTGGGTTGGCCAGCCAACGAATGCATCATAATATACCGCATCGGCTGCAATCACAGATGGTCATGCGTGCAACGAACTGTTCTGTCTGCCTGGATTCCATCCATTTCGGACGCCAGGTTTCAGTTTGCCAAGAGTGCGGCGCTTCTGCACATACCAAATGTGCTCCTCATTTGCCAAGCACGTGTGGGTTGCCAGTAGGCTTAGCTGAGCATTTTGGCAATGTTTTTGGCCAGGAAGCAAGCAGCCGAAACGGTGATAACATTCCGGCATCTTCTCTACACATGAAAGGCTGGGTAAAAATTCCTCGACCTGGAAAAGCCACCTGCTGGGAGCGCAAGTATATGAAG CTAATGGGTACTAAACTCTGCATTTACGATCATGAACCTACTTCAGAGAACATGAAACCGACCGATAGTTTTGATTTGCAGCCAACCGACGGTAGTTCAGTGGCCATTCATAGCGCTGTTGCGCAGTCAGATGTCTTCGCTACTGCCAAAACTGACGTCCCTTACATGTTTATGGTCGAATCCGTTCCATTTACGACCTGCTGGCCTGGTCGAACTCTGTTAGTATTGGCTCTCAGTTTTCAACAGAAGAAAGCTTGGGTTAGCGCACTAGAAGCGGTAACTCAAGGTGAGTCCAAACGACAGTCAGCCATTCAAGCACACCGCAAACCCAAATTAGTTTTGCGATTGGAAAACCCTCTCGATGTGAATTGCGTTGTTCCCATCAGCGAAGGAGTTTTACTGATCGGAGCAAAGGAAGGTCTGTTTAGTTACCGCCTCCAGGGTAGCCGTAAAGAATTAGTGAAGATAGAAGGTGTTACCAACGTCCAGCAAATCGTCCTAGTTCCAAAACTAAGCGCTGTCCTGATGATCGTCGGCGTTGACCGTCAGCTGGTTTTGACGGAATTGCGCGTTTTGCAGGGATGCGCAGATACCATACAAAGCGCTCAGCCGACTTTAGAAGTGGAAGTTGTCCCGAATTGCGACGATTGCCATCTCTTTGACATATCGAATTTGGAAAAAGATGATATTTTCCTTTGCGCGGCTACACAAGATCGCGTTAAATTGTTCAAATGGAATAGCAACAACAACGCTTTTGTTTTGCGAAAAGAACTCATCGTATCGGAAACGTGTAGCTGCATCTATTTTACCGAGCATTCAGTGCTGGTGGGTTGCGATCGTTTCTACGAGGTTGATTTGAGCAACTATTCGGCCGAGGAATTCCTGGATGCCTCAGATGCTTCATTGGCGTATGTGGTCTTTGGTCTAAAACAAGTCCACAGCTTCCCTGTAGCGATTTTAGACGTGACGCGACGAAGAGGCGAAATCGAATTTCTCTTGTGTTACCACGAGTTTGGAATCTTCGTCGATGG aTATGGAAGACGAAGTCGCAAAGAGGATGTCAAGTGGACTCGATTACCCTTGGCTTTTGCGTATCGAGGACCGTATCTCTTTGTCCTTCACTTCAACTCAGTGGAGGTCATGCGACTGACATCGACTGCCTTCCGAGGACAATCCAAATCCGACCAACCTGCGAGTCCCAACGACAGTGAAATCAGTCAAGAGAGTATCGCCCCTCCCCCCAGTGTTTTCATCGATATGCCAAGTCCACGCTACTTAGGGCCGGCGCCCACACCCGGTTCCAACTATTTCTTCAGCAATGACAATAAAGTGATGGATATTGTCCAGCTCGAAGCCCCAGTCGTTCTCGGAGAAACCGATGGAGCCCATCCAGTTCACCTTGACGATATCAGCTTTAGCGGTTCGGAATTCAGCATTACACCTTCGATTGCCAAAATTCTGGACCAATCGGACGACTCGACTGAAAATTCCAGTGTTGAGAGTTCAAATAACTTGCCCTTCAAGCGGATTCCATCTGCCTCTGAAGCCAACACGAGAAACAAACGCGTAAAATTTGAGAGCGATCTTTAA
- the LOC116930200 gene encoding proteasome subunit alpha type-4: protein MARRYDTRTTIFSPEGRLYQVEYAMEAIGHAGTCLGILASDGIVLAAERRNTNKLLDEVFFSEKIYQLNADMVCSVAGITSDANVLTNELRLISQRYLLQYGESIPCEQLVSWLCDVKQAYTQYGGKRPFGVSLLYAGWDHQYGFQLYQSDPSGNYGGWKATCIGNNSAAAVSMLKQEYKEGETKIDDALALAIRVMSKTMDATKLTPDKLELATLTRHDNKTYIKVLPVAQVKTLIADHEKKEAAEAAKSKPPPAYNPPAYSSPAYTPTGVETPAYTESPVYKPQVHSPLAYPSPAYSEAPPSEPEYPYKHIPETNNGVNKGISFNNDFPKFDDFIQHVENIKFDKFKI from the exons ATG GCTCGTCGTTATGACACTCGTACAACCATTTTTTCACCTGAAG gtCGACTGTATCAAGTCGAGTATGCTATGGAAGCCATTGGCCATGCCGGAACTTGCCTAG GCATTCTAGCCTCAGATGGTATTGTGTTGGCAGCAGAGAGGCGTAACACAAATAAACTACTTGATGAAGTGTTTTTCTCTGAAAAGATCTATCAGCTTAATGCTGATATGGTATGCAGTGTTGCAGGGATCACATCTGATGCTAATGTCCTAACAAATGAACTTCGACTCATTTCACAACGCTACCTTTTGCAATATGGAGAATCTATTCCATGTGAACAACTAGTTTCCTGGTTGTGTGATGTCAAACAAGCTTACACACAGTATGGTGGAAAGAGGCCATTTGGTGTGTCACTTCTTTATGCAGGGTGGGACCACCAGTATGGATTTCAGCTGTATCAGTCAGATCCATCAGGAAATTATGGTGGATGGAAAGCCACCTGTATTGGAAATAACAGTGCTGCTGCAGTGTCAATGCTAAAACAA GAATACAAGGAAGGAGAAACTAAAATTGACGATGCTTTGGCTTTGGCTATCCGTGTTATGAGCAAAACCATGGATGCCACTAAGCTTACTCCAGACAAACTGGAACTGGCTACTCTCACACGACATGATAACAAGACCTATATCAAAGTTCTCCCCGTCGCACAGGTCAAAACTCTGATTGCCGATcacgagaaaaaagaagctgCTGAAGCAGCAAAATCCAAACC TCCTCCAGCCTATAACCCACCTGCTTATAGTTCTCCAGCCTACACTCCAACAGGTGTTGAAACTCCTGCTTACACAGAATCACCGGTTTACAAGCCACAAGTGCACTCACCACTGGCCTACCCTTCTCCGGCATACAGCGAGGCACCACCATCGGAGCCTGAATATCCTTACAAACACATACCAGAAACAAATAATGGTGTCAACAAGGGAATTTCTTTTAACAATGATTTCCCAAAGTTTGATGACTTCATTCAACATGTTGAGAACATCAAATTTGATAAATTTAAGATCTAG